A portion of the Stigmatella aurantiaca DW4/3-1 genome contains these proteins:
- a CDS encoding SIR2 family NAD-dependent protein deacylase, giving the protein MIPKPPGLLIRYLQQSRCVVFVGAGLSAGAGLPTWRRLLLDVIDEIVSSLPEGAQDEAELKQLVDQGKLLEVADFCKEQLGAAYHQFLTGRLRGDTTQLSPSHRMVMQLPFSAWVTTNYDKLLERAYSEVKGGFPKTLTHKDTDALGLLLFEGGPFILKAHGDIDRPETVVLTSRDYSEIIHANPAFNEVFTGLLLTKALLFVGFSLSDPDFRLLMDRQLTHFKGYVPDRFALMTGLGPVERDVLWRSARIRVIPYTNASGKHEEVFGFLKALKEAVQPSPAPEVGGGSEVASSRVVSLSIPAARPPVPLPPASPSAPLRHAEVVLAPGAHRSPRDEGFLARLLGPLGGESHAASEELSEESLPLIESHPAEAPAPQPMALVPQHLFIERGEGRLQFRLTPGGEDGVVSVSGTVPEDLWRSLGPERTRPDTSRYVRVGSLLAKHLPLGEGGPLFQNPVVLHPAAEWARFPWEILLLQGRAADLERQLVRAPVGISAQARGTPTVRSFPWVLLIEGAGASSRRETRETERLIQLYQREENVLCTVLRGEQATFNRVMAQLDDGLPDLFHFVGDMGEEAGEPCLRLAGGMDLSAGVLRSVLSRGRLPFMVLSAPFSAFAPDAFRVPPVKEGTLRAPGPHSWETFFEGRPGFMELATQTGVGAFVGCFGEPRGESGMAFMATLHRELISGTSIAEAVRRARKQSLSVSPEDPTSLQYVLSGDGELRLR; this is encoded by the coding sequence ATGATTCCGAAGCCCCCTGGGTTGCTGATCCGTTACCTCCAGCAGAGCCGTTGCGTGGTGTTCGTGGGCGCCGGTCTGTCGGCGGGGGCAGGACTGCCCACCTGGCGCCGGTTGTTGCTCGACGTCATCGACGAGATTGTCTCCTCGTTGCCGGAGGGAGCCCAGGACGAGGCCGAGCTGAAGCAACTGGTGGATCAGGGCAAGCTGCTGGAGGTGGCGGATTTCTGCAAGGAGCAACTCGGGGCCGCCTACCATCAGTTCCTCACCGGTCGGCTTCGGGGCGACACCACCCAGTTGTCTCCGTCCCACCGCATGGTGATGCAACTGCCCTTCAGTGCCTGGGTGACGACCAACTACGACAAGCTGCTGGAGCGGGCGTACTCGGAGGTGAAGGGCGGCTTTCCGAAGACGCTCACCCACAAGGACACGGACGCCTTGGGGCTGCTGCTGTTCGAGGGTGGGCCGTTCATCCTCAAGGCGCACGGGGACATCGACCGCCCCGAGACGGTGGTGCTCACCTCACGCGACTACAGCGAGATCATCCACGCCAACCCGGCCTTCAACGAGGTCTTCACCGGCCTGCTGCTCACCAAGGCCCTGCTCTTCGTGGGCTTCTCGCTGTCGGATCCGGATTTCCGATTGCTGATGGACCGGCAGCTCACTCACTTCAAAGGCTATGTCCCCGATCGCTTCGCGCTGATGACGGGCCTGGGGCCGGTGGAGCGGGATGTGCTTTGGCGCTCGGCGCGCATCAGGGTCATCCCCTACACGAATGCGAGCGGCAAGCATGAGGAGGTATTCGGGTTTCTGAAGGCCTTGAAGGAGGCAGTGCAGCCGTCCCCAGCTCCGGAGGTGGGCGGTGGCTCGGAGGTGGCCTCCTCCAGGGTGGTTTCGCTCTCCATCCCCGCCGCGAGGCCGCCGGTACCTCTCCCTCCGGCTTCCCCCTCTGCGCCGCTCCGCCATGCAGAAGTGGTGTTGGCACCAGGCGCGCACAGATCTCCGAGGGATGAAGGATTCCTGGCGAGGTTGCTGGGGCCGCTGGGCGGGGAATCGCATGCGGCGTCGGAGGAACTTTCGGAGGAAAGCCTCCCTCTGATCGAGAGCCACCCCGCGGAGGCTCCAGCGCCGCAGCCCATGGCCCTCGTGCCGCAGCACCTTTTCATCGAAAGGGGAGAGGGGCGGCTCCAATTCCGTCTGACTCCGGGTGGGGAAGACGGCGTGGTCAGCGTCTCCGGGACGGTGCCCGAAGACCTCTGGAGGTCCTTGGGGCCGGAGAGGACGCGGCCTGACACTTCGCGCTATGTCCGTGTCGGGAGTCTGCTGGCGAAGCACCTTCCGCTCGGAGAGGGCGGTCCTTTGTTCCAGAACCCGGTGGTGCTGCACCCCGCTGCGGAATGGGCGCGTTTTCCCTGGGAGATTCTCCTGCTTCAGGGCAGGGCGGCGGATTTGGAGCGGCAGTTGGTGCGTGCGCCCGTTGGCATCTCGGCCCAGGCTCGAGGGACGCCCACGGTCCGCTCTTTTCCCTGGGTGCTGCTCATCGAAGGGGCTGGAGCTTCCTCCCGACGGGAAACGCGTGAGACCGAGCGGCTCATCCAGCTTTATCAACGCGAGGAGAACGTCCTCTGTACAGTCCTCCGGGGGGAACAGGCGACGTTCAACCGGGTCATGGCCCAGCTGGATGATGGATTGCCGGATCTCTTCCATTTCGTAGGGGACATGGGTGAGGAGGCGGGGGAACCCTGCCTGCGCCTCGCTGGAGGGATGGATCTCTCGGCGGGCGTCCTGCGCTCCGTGCTCAGCAGGGGGCGGCTGCCCTTCATGGTCCTCAGCGCGCCGTTTTCAGCCTTCGCTCCGGATGCTTTCCGGGTCCCACCGGTGAAGGAGGGCACCCTCCGAGCTCCAGGTCCCCATTCCTGGGAAACCTTCTTCGAGGGCCGCCCCGGGTTCATGGAATTGGCAACCCAGACAGGCGTAGGC
- a CDS encoding alpha/beta hydrolase codes for MMRLEWAGWIRRVRPTLVLTLAVIAQQAHAAGGTDSRKAGDIVLETGSAETSEGQRVPYELGTVFVPENRTAPHSRLIGVGFARIRAAQPTGGPPIFILTGGPGSSLLSTLTDNDEASRRRLALWATYSASNDWVVVDQRGYSTRGDVLEFTAPKQRLDRPRSLAVNADVLVKSAHEAVAAHPGKDLAGYTIVQSAEDVNDLRQALGYSQITLYGASFGSQWGLAVMRLHPDIVARALLTDVEPLDYGYDMPSHVFAALQRIAWDADRDPGLAPYLPKGGVMGALRAVRDRLAKGPLQVKVKDEKTGKTQTVMLGLEDFQASLLRSAETWPAFILSLYHRHYDGWARAVIEQRQSESPSPLIGPLFDTSLGVSAEREHLLRTDSGTDFLGMDAFHSYIASAPAWPSPDVGDALRLMVPSPIPVLFVHGDWDTSTPIENLLNLLPYFPNGRALLVHRGTHGDRKPLREQHPALWAQLVEFFKTGDTRNIPVNVTLRVPEFQRPPFPAPAKPPL; via the coding sequence ATGATGCGCCTCGAATGGGCAGGATGGATCCGAAGGGTACGCCCCACGCTGGTTCTCACGCTGGCCGTCATCGCCCAGCAAGCCCATGCGGCGGGTGGGACCGATTCGCGCAAAGCCGGGGACATCGTGCTGGAGACCGGTTCCGCGGAGACGTCAGAGGGCCAGCGGGTTCCTTACGAGCTTGGCACCGTGTTCGTTCCGGAAAACCGGACGGCCCCTCACAGTCGGCTCATCGGCGTCGGATTCGCCCGAATCCGGGCGGCGCAACCCACGGGAGGCCCGCCGATCTTCATTCTGACCGGCGGTCCCGGCTCCAGCCTTCTCAGCACCCTGACGGACAACGACGAAGCTTCGCGGCGCCGGCTGGCACTGTGGGCCACGTACAGTGCCTCGAACGATTGGGTGGTGGTGGACCAACGCGGCTATTCGACCCGCGGGGACGTCTTGGAGTTCACTGCGCCGAAGCAACGCCTGGATCGGCCCCGCTCCCTGGCTGTGAACGCCGACGTGCTGGTGAAGAGCGCCCATGAGGCGGTTGCAGCCCATCCTGGCAAGGATCTCGCGGGGTACACCATCGTCCAGAGTGCCGAGGACGTGAACGATCTGCGGCAGGCGCTCGGCTACAGCCAGATCACCCTGTACGGCGCCAGCTTCGGCTCGCAATGGGGCCTGGCGGTCATGCGGCTTCACCCAGACATCGTGGCGCGAGCACTGCTGACGGACGTGGAGCCGCTGGACTACGGCTACGACATGCCGTCGCACGTCTTCGCGGCACTCCAGCGGATTGCCTGGGATGCCGACCGGGATCCTGGGCTGGCGCCCTACTTGCCCAAGGGCGGGGTCATGGGGGCGCTGCGCGCCGTCCGCGACCGCCTCGCGAAGGGTCCCCTCCAAGTCAAGGTCAAGGATGAGAAGACAGGCAAGACCCAGACCGTGATGCTCGGGCTGGAAGACTTTCAGGCCTCACTGCTCAGGTCCGCCGAGACCTGGCCCGCCTTCATTCTCTCCCTCTACCACCGTCACTATGACGGCTGGGCACGCGCGGTCATCGAGCAGCGCCAGAGTGAAAGCCCCTCCCCCCTCATTGGCCCATTGTTCGACACGAGCCTGGGGGTGTCCGCGGAGCGTGAGCACCTCTTGCGGACCGATTCAGGCACCGACTTCCTCGGCATGGACGCCTTCCATTCCTACATCGCTTCCGCACCCGCATGGCCGAGCCCGGACGTCGGCGATGCATTGAGGCTCATGGTTCCGAGCCCGATCCCCGTGCTCTTCGTGCATGGAGACTGGGACACCTCCACGCCCATCGAGAACCTGTTGAACCTCCTGCCGTACTTTCCCAACGGCCGGGCCCTCCTGGTTCACCGAGGCACGCACGGTGATCGCAAGCCCT